The following proteins are encoded in a genomic region of Ooceraea biroi isolate clonal line C1 chromosome 14, Obir_v5.4, whole genome shotgun sequence:
- the LOC113563425 gene encoding uncharacterized protein LOC113563425: MWNEIHRTFDKHARGIECQFKDWKLINSNRRGLRTQLFFKCQMCNYEDYIWSEPMEPHVLDVNTAAVAGTVTMGIGYAQLEEFCAAVNIPRMSEKTYINRRESLVDDFQKTAMESMKMAGEVEKQLAIERNDIINGIPYITVVADGSWMKRSYGSAYDSSSGVGAIIGYHTRKVLFIGIRNKYCSLCAMAEERGVQVRKHICYKNFDRNASSTSMESDAIAEGFNSSLEMHGLIYKTVIADGDSSVYQSIINNDPYREMHVMVRKIECTNHLLRNYAKS; encoded by the coding sequence ATGTGGAATGAAATCCACAGAACATTTGATAAGCATGCGCGAGGAATCGAGTGCCAATTTAAAGATTGGAAACTCATAAATTCTAATCGCCGTGGGTTAAGGACGCAGTTGTTCTTCAAATGCCAAATGTGCAATTATGAAGACTACATCTGGTCGGAACCCATGGAACCGCATGTATTAGATGTTAATACAGCTGCGGTAGCAGGAACTGTTACAATGGGAATTGGTTACGCCCAGCTGGAAGAATTCTGTGCGGCTGTAAACATTCCTCGTATGTCCGAAAAGACATACATTAATCGTCGAGAAAGTTTAGTCGACGATTTCCAAAAAACTGCCATGGAAAGCATGAAAATGGCAGGCGAGGTTGAAAAACAACTCGCTATAGAAAGGAATGACATTATAAATGGCATTCCATATATAACCGTTGTAGCGGATGGGAGTTGGATGAAGAGGTCGTACGGTTCTGCGTACGATTCATCTTCCGGCGTCGGTGCCATAATTGGTTACCACACGAGGAAAGTTCTCTTCATCGGTATCCGAAACAAATATTGCTCGCTATGCGCCATGGCGGAGGAACGAGGTGTCCAGGTACGAAAGCATATATGCTACAAAAATTTTGACCGCAACGCAAGCTCGACAAGCATGGAGAGCGATGCTATTGCGGAAGGTTTTAACAGTAGCCTGGAAATGCATGGACTGATTTATAAAACAGTTATTGCTGATGGCGATAGTAGTGTATATCAGTCCATCATTAATAATGATCCGTACCGCGAGATGCATGTGATGGTGCGAAAGATTGAATGCACCAATCATTTGCTTCGCAACTATGCAAAAAGCTGA
- the LOC113563426 gene encoding LOW QUALITY PROTEIN: uncharacterized protein LOC113563426 (The sequence of the model RefSeq protein was modified relative to this genomic sequence to represent the inferred CDS: substituted 1 base at 1 genomic stop codon), which yields MNSFGVKFSGGKIPLRSDLRVRGTLRNSCGTKSKNGGDIRVGTWNVRSLYRPGAFQMMIREVGRYRTEIVALQETRWDGNGAVNSGAYTLHYGGSETHSFGVGFLINNKITSVIRNIRFVKERLGLLIVQGRXYKIAILNAHAPTEDKEDEIKDGFYDELEHIIDQLPSDYMKIVLGDFNAKIGKEEIFKPTIGLESLHDGSNENGNRVINFATGRNMIIKTTCFKHKNIHKQTWISPDGNTINQIDHVLVDRRRHTNILDVRSYRGADCDSDNFLVIAKIRERLSTRKNKEQAAGIKRINVRNLAEEDNGVKYAVEVVNRFEALEEVDETEDNAVNKQWENVRDVVIKSAESTIGYCRRSKNKPWFDSECENMIKERTKARLRWLSDKSDTNKELYNKSSKSARDLVRSKKRHYLKRKVEEIDENCRNKNVRGMYIGINNWRKGFQPKTEILRDENGNLITDTAGILDTWKIILISFLEYAIREVQKSGDGLQLNGKTQVLTYADDTAWLGDDKETIIRNAELLIDYAKYLGLQVSVEKTKYMVTSRDQDNDNLQGNDTGVELKKRINAGNAAFYSVRKLLESRLLSKRLKLRIYRTIILPVALYGSESWALTLQGEKKFRVFENKVLRKIFGAKRDEETGEWRRLHNVELHKLYDSPDIINVIKSRRLRWAGHVARMEKDRTAYKIMTGRPNCKRPLGRPRRRWVDNIQSDLNDIGAESGDWEAVAQDRDRWRTLVIAAMNFRVLNAS from the exons ATGAATTCTTTCGGGGTAAAATTTTCCGGAGGTAAAATACCCCTCCGTTCGGATCTCCGGGTGAGGGGTACTTTGAGGAATTCATGCGGCACAAAGTCGAAAAACGGGGGGGATATCAGGGTAGGTACGTGGAACGTTCGAAGCTTATATAGACCGGGCGCGTTTCAAATGATGATACGGGAAGTAGGGAGATACAGAACGGAGATCGTCGCGTTACAAGAAACTAGGTGGGACGGGAATGGGGCAGTAAATTCGGGCGCGTATACACTACACTATGGGGGGTCGGAAACCCATAGTTTTGGCGTCGGTTTTTTGATTAACAACAAAATCACGTCCGTGATCAGGAATATTAGGTTCGTCAAGGAAAGGTTAGGGTTACTTATCGTACAAGGTCGTTAGTATAAAATCGCGATATTAAACGCACACGCGCCAACCGAAGATAAGGAAGACGAAATTAAAGACGGATTTTACGACGAGCTCGAACACATCATAGATCAGTTACCAAGCGATTATATGAAAATCGTGTTAGGGGACTTTAACGCGAAAATTGGTAAAGAGGAAATTTTTAAACCGACCATCGGATTGGAAAGCCTACACGATGGCAGCAACGAAAATGGTAATAGGGTAATTAACTTCGCGACCGGTAGGAATATGATTATCAAAACCACGTGCTtcaaacataaaaacatacataagCAAACGTGGATTTCCCCGGACGGAAATACGATTAATCAAATCGATCATGTTCTCGTGGATAGGAGACGACACACGAATATTCTTGATGTTAGGTCGTACAGAGGGGCAGATTGTGATTCAGATAATTTTCTCGTCATTGCAAAAATTAGAGAGCGTCTTTCGAcaaggaaaaataaagaacaggCGGCCGGAATTAAGCGCATAAACGTACGTAATCTCGCGGAAGAAGACAACGGCGTCAAATACGCGGTCGAAGTAGTTAATAGATTCGAGGCATTAGAAGAAGTCGACGAAACGGAAGATAACGCGGTTAATAAGCAATGGGAAAACGTGCGGGATGTTGTGATTAAATCGGCGGAAAGTACGATCGGTTATTGCAgaagaagtaaaaataaacCGTGGTTTGATTCGGAATGCGAAAACATGATTAAAGAAAGAACTAAGGCGCGGTTAAGATGGCTATCGGATAAATCGGACACTAACAAAGagctatataataaaagtagtaAATCGGCCAGGGATTTAGTTAGAAGTAAGAAGCGTCACTACTTAAAACGTAAGGTAGAGGAGATCGATGAAAACTGtcgaaataaaaacgtacgCGGGATGTATATAGGAATAAATAACTGGAGAAAAGGGTTTCAGCCTAAAACGGAGATACTCAGAGACGAAAACGGGAATTTAATTACGGACACGGCAGGAATTTTGGATacgtggaaaattattttgatcagCT ttttagaATATGCAATTAGAGAAGTACAGAAGAGTGGGGATGGCCTGCAGTTGAACGGTAAAACTCAAGTTTTAACATATGCGGATGATACTGCGTGGCTAGGCGACGATAAGGAAACGATTATAAGAAATGCGGAATTATTGATAGATTATGCTAAATATCTCGGTTTACAGGTTAGTGTGGAAAAGACCAAATACATGGTAACTAGTAGGGATCAGGATAACGATAATTTACAG GGAAACGATACTGGGGTAGAActtaagaaaagaatcaacGCGGGAAATGCAGCCTTTTATTCGGTCCGTAAATTACTTGAGTCGCGGTTATTATCTAAGCGTTTAAAACTTAGAATATATCGAACCATTATTCTCCCAGTAGCTTTGTACGGAAGTGAATCGTGGGCACTTACTTTACAaggtgaaaagaaatttaggGTTTTCGAGAATAAGGTATTACGGAAAATTTTCGGGGCGAAACGCGATGAGGAAACGGGGGAATGGCGGAGGCTACACAACGTCGAGCTGCATAAACTTTATGATAGTccggatataattaatgtaattaaatcacgcAGATTAAGGTGGGCGGGTCATGTCGCACGTATGGAAAAGGATAGAACcgcgtataaaattatgacgGGTAGACCAAATTGCAAGAGACCGTTAGGTAGACCAAGACGTAGATGGGTAGACAATATTCAGTCGGATCTCAATGATATAGGCGCCGAGAGTGGGGATTGGGAGGCAGTAGCTCAGGACAGGGATCGATGGCGAACTTTGGTAATTGCAGCTATGAACTTTCGAGTTTTGAATGccagctaa